The segment gaattactttaataaaatctaatataaaaatgttatcaaatagcaaacaattatatatatatatatgttttagaatatcaatttgtttcaatttttattggttatgaGACAAAAAAACGAAAGTCCAACCAATATGATATGTATTGTTTGATTTAGATGGGTTTGtccattttttcaattttacttACATCACTAGctacaaatatcaaaattagtTGGTATTGATATAATGACTTTTGTCATATTGATTATTGATGTGCCATAAGATCATAtccaaaagtatttaaaatgggaaatttgagataaatacatttaattgtAGAAACATAAGAGGACGGGAGAGATTTTAacatagaattattttttaaaaaaaaataaataaataagggaaATCTACAATGGGAATCCCCCTTTTAGATACCATAATAAGTACAATAAcccttgaaaataattataattctgaaaaatatttattctcctTTCTAAATTAAGTTGAAAATTAcgatatgatatgatatgatattatTGGTGGGTGTcttactttttataaatttttacaacaaaaatataaacataagtgaaatcatcaaaagaaatacaaagaattTACAGAATATGAATAATTAAAGAGATTTACAAAATCAATAATTCCATAATGGAAATTAtccatattaataatattttattaccttaattttaaaaaatggtatttatGTCCCTCTTATTtgtatgtataaaatttttagaagtgTAAATACAACTCAATATTCCCACTGACAAATTATCGAACTCTTCACATAATATTGGGAATAACACTTGCAATAACATGGAAACGCAGGAATGTGCATCAAGGATTCGACCCTGATGGCGCTGCTGGAGGTGGTGGCGGTGGACGTGGAATGGCCATTGGAGGCGGTTGTActggtggaggtggtggtgggtTTCCAATAGAAATATGCTCCACCGTTGCCCATCTCAATACTTGTCCTCCTCCTCTACCTAAGGAAAAATATACCAATAACACTTCtaaaaacaataacaattaaaaaaaaaaggtgccaATGCAACCAGCAATAGATATAAGTTTTAACAAGTGAATCTTACCTGCCGCAAGGGTGCTCCATGTGAGAATTAGGATAGTAATTATGAGAGAACAAAGAATAAGGCATCTCTTCATGTTGCCTCCGGATGAAGGGATAATGCAGGTATGGTATTGTATTTATACACAAccatgtttgtttgtttctttgcaGTTCCCACTGATCATCTTTCTTGTCATAATTTTCAAAGTCAggatggaaatttttttatatcatagtCGCATTTGGTAGGTAAAGACTGGTCTCTAGCTAGACTTTTACATTTTGATTGGAATAGGAGATTGGACCGTCGATCTTCTCTTTTAAAAGGAAGTTCAAAGAAACAACATTtggaaattaatatttctctTTGTTGACCTCTTCTTGTATGAAGCTTGAGACAGACAAATAAGACTAGGTTATATatctttaactttattttgTATGCATATGATTTTGAGGGTATGGTTAATCTCCTTTTTCTCCTTCAATTAGATGGTTTGTTGGCTGAGTTTACCTCTAGAGattttcatgcatatttaaaTTACCCTCTAAGAAAATATAAGCCCCATTTGAACTTCGGCTTGGCTTCTATGTCTGTCTtgccaattttatttaaaacaaattataatttaaatacaacttaatgtgaaaagggtaaaaatgttttacataaaaatatctcatatgtaatgaattttttattggaTTGTGAAGTTTGAATAAGTTTTGTTGTGTTTTGCTCGGGATATTAGGGTCGAGCTCTCCACTGAGTTCATGAGGAATCATGTGATGAATGACGagtttgtttatattttatatttaactcttttatgttttagaggttttttttttttaagtttactcaatttattaattttatgatttggTTCCATTAATCATGTCATTTTCCTTGTATTAAAATCATccatttctaaatttatattgaaatcataattttaaaatatactttcaaacaaatttaaaataaaaaaataaaagatgaagcagaagagagagaataatccaattttgaataaatatttcaataaatcccaaatacatatttttattgcTACAAGGGTCATTTTGAACCCAAACCAAGTAAACTacatccaaaattttaaaaaataaatcagtgttttttgttgaatttatcaaaattgactatgttttcaaaacaattatcaaattaatttgtttCCAAAAGAGAGAGCCTTAAATGGAGGACACTTTGCTTTGGTTGTGAAGAATATAAATGAAGTGATaccatatttgaaaataatttttttctatgaaaataaattcatattatgtgaaaatatattttccaagatgtaAATATAACAATACAATTGGAAAATGTAGTTtttaatttacaataaaattggatttttctttatatgttCAAATTTATAGTAAGCAACCCTTTTAAAtttcaaagccatgatgaggccATTAACAATGGTAATATTTCAtattctaataattaaaaataaaatatacttaaCTGTCTTAATGTTATCATAAAGATCCTCgattaataatcatattttaaatttctaataaaaggCATGTGCTTTTTTCAAAGCAAAGCAAGGTGGTGCTACCAACCATCtcttattctttataaatataacttaaaacaatattctttaattggaaattttatgagaaaatgcaagagaaaaaaaaaatagaaaaaaataaaagtaaagaaaaagtgaaggaaaataaaaatagattcaaagtcaataaattatttttatatatttttttaaactcgttttacttattttcttcaattatataaagattaaatgattttaaaatgcataaatttttaactaattttaattatattttattttctttaatatttttcataatgaaatcaaacaaaaaaaaaatcatttttcttaaaaaaaaatttcttttattagtacttttcaataaccaaacatagcctaagaaattaatataatttgtcatttaattctttttaatatactttttaattaaaaatatattttaaaaatataaatattaaaaaaattatggctCAACTTTCAAAAACTCGAActtctaaaaaattatgatttattcaatacaaaataaaaatatggaatatAAATATGCCTTTATTATAAAGATAATGATATACTCAAAACTTATGGCCCTtatttccctccttgcattccaatCGATTGATATGCAAGTGAAGTGAAAAGGGCCTAACACAAAATCTTCATGGGAGGTTTAATTACATCCCAAAGAAATACCTATCacccaaatcaaacaaaaaccCAATCCAGAttcaaacccaaaaccctaTGTTGCATGAAAAGATCTACCAGACCGCTGTGTCGAGTCTAACCAGGTTTCAAGTAAGAATTCCCTACATTGAAAAACTCcacaaaaatttctttaaaggTGTTGCAGTTGGTAACTTGGCGTTGGGTCTGAGCAGAAGAGTAGTGGGATGCGGTTTCAAGACAATACTAGTAGTACTGCAAACTGCACTCACCCATCTTCTCCATGAAACTGCACTAGGGTTTCTTAATGAAATACTGAAGAAAGTTCAAAATGGTTGAGGGTTGCAGGAAACCTTGACAGAGAATTAAATgggctttctctctctctctctctctctctctctctcgttttTATTAACAACAGGTAGGTGGTGTGTGGTAGGTGCAGCTATTGCAGTCCTCGGCCCCTCCCCCTCTCTCCATCAACTCCTTCAAAAGAGAGATCACTTTCTACTCTTTTTGGGGTGTTTTTTGATTTTCAGTGATTAAAAAGGAATCTGGGGGATGAAGGCTGCAGCGGATAAAACGGGCTATTTTCTTGCAAAACCCTTACCTTTCAATCCAATCTGGGAAAGGACTTAGTCAGCCATGGACCTCCGGATAATAAAAGCTATTCAAAGGAGTGGATAAACCACTCTGCTGTGACTGTGAGGCTGTTAATTATAGTATTGttgtaaaacattatatatatcattattgtatttttcaaactttttttatttaaaacatttaaataaacataaatatttacctctacacttatttttataataataaatataaaaataatatgaattaaaattataaaatgataaaatatataacttttgtatgaaaatatctattattattttatatatcttcAGTACGTTatacttaataaaattaaaaatattaatacatttatatttattcatattattattttttgacaatatcaaatataaaaaataaaaatattattaaaatttttaattatttatttcttataattattaattttatctaatatataaattatatgtgCTATTTGGTGTTTACATTCTGAAGTAGGGAGAAAGAagccataaaaagaaaaacaatttctacATGTTTCGGTGTTGAATTTTggcccaaaaaaaataaaaaataaaatcgagATATATGATCCCGTGACTCATGTCACCAGGTCtctttgggattttttttatttttatttttttgttaataaacaTTTGTGGTTGTGTTGTGCTCTCATCGGTTCATTGACTACCAGGTTTTTGTAACGTAAAAGATTTGGTCTTCACTTTGAAAAAATGTGTAggtgggtttttctttttctcaaatgAAGATTATAGAACATGGAgaatgtcattttcttttatcctttCTTTCTGCTGGAAGAAACTATTTAATTATTCACATTGTTCTGCTTTGTAGACTTGTTTATGCATGGATTGCTATTACAAAATACTCTGCAAGCAAAATTCGCTTTcattgttttgaatttgatgaataTGTAAATGTTGTCGGGTTTGTTCGTATTGACTTTCAATGCTTTGAAACATATTCATAACTAGTGAATTCTAAGTCATGCAACCCTCACCGTATAGGAAATTTCTTgccccatttaatttttattcaattttgttttaattttttgcttttaaaatttaaattttattaaaaaatacgatttataaatataaaaaatattataaatgtttataatttatttttatgaaaaataatattttatttatataaaaaagttttgaaaaaataatttaaataattttttatttaaaattatatataatcgggTAGGATGAAACAAGATCAAGCAAATCATACCCGAACCCATCTCAAATCTTATTCggataattaaaaacttttcaagCTCGTTCCAAACTTGTTTATCTTTATCCTAAAATCTTCTTATTAAATGTTACACATAACATGATATTTCATATAAGTTGTACTTTCAAACTTTTTgcttatatattatcatttttgagTCTATTAATGTTTATCCAATATTTCTTTGACCCACCTAGACATTGtgagttttaagttttaactcaattagcctTTATAGTATTAAAACACGTCTATAAAAATGCAATTTGACCCtcataaatttcaaaaactcgcgtcttcaaaaattcaaagtcATATGAATGTTACCATCATGGCCTATGAGATTAAAAGTCAGTCAAACAATCAATGTGGGATTTGTTGGTCCAGTCCAAGTTTGAATTCGGGTCTCCTAGATCGTTATGAATTTTGAAACCCATGAACAGAGTAGCCATGACATTACGGTATATGGTGGAAAATGCACCTACCAACTTCACACATCGATGACTAATGATACGAATCCTTTGGCCCTTCACTCCATTGTTTGGTATTGATGAACAGACTAATACAATTAAATAGTGTGTTATACTAAGATAACACTGGCTGTAATTGCTATTACCATCGTTAATATTAAGTTCTGATACATATGAAATGTGTGGAATGCTTATCAATCAAGGCCCCGGGCCTGGTCGCGCTCGTGGAGGTGGCGGCGGTGGCAGCGGATCTCGGCTTTGAACCCTCTGCACGGTCCTCAATCCGGGCACTTGTCCCCCTTCCCTAGCTGTTCAACATATGGAAGAAGcatacaagaaaataaatatgtttgaaacCCAAAAAgttgatagaaaataaaagttgtgcatgaaaaatttcaaggaaagaaaattaaatttataacaGATATATTTTCCCAAACTTTCccatgttaaaagaaaaaaaaaattgaaagaagaaaaCCTTTTCATGATTTCAAGAAAcgtcaaaaaatcatttttcaaggaTTAAACTAGTGTAAAGGATCAAGATGAAAAATGAGGAGGGTGTTCCATACCTGTGACAGCCATGACAAATGAAAGAACTAGAATGGTGAGAAGTAAGCGAAGAACAAGGAATATTCTCTTCTCTCCAAACATCATGTCTCTTTAGATGGAAGATAAATGCAGGTGAACCATATTCCTATTTATAAGCAACCACAACCACAATTGTCTGTCTGTTTGTTTCTTGGCATTTTCAGATTCTTTTCCTTTACCAAGACAAATTGGATAATTAATTGTCATTTAAAAATCCAACTACTACACGATTAGATATTGACTTTAGGCACGTAATATAATATTCTCCCTGGAAAACTACCTGAGAAGTGGTAAATTGACTTCATCAAAGCCAGGGACATCACAATCAATGATTCAGTCATGAAGTGTTTTCTATAAATGATATGttgaaaaacacatttttctatAAGCTTAATAAATCATAGTCCAACACTCCCTTTCCGTGGAGCCTCATACCCATCATGGAAGATACAGATATTTGATTAACTAGGGCTAACTTTGATATGGACAactgatttttctaaaagctttaAGAGAAAGGGAAGTGAAAGACGACAGTAAAGCTAGAGCTTCATTCCAAAAACTGTACAACAGAAGTGGGGGAATCCATTTTGGTTGTTTGGAATAAGACACCCACTTACTTATGATGAGATACAATAAATGGGAACTATGgggaagaaaaatgcatatTTGAGAACTGACGGCTAGGGCATCTAATCCGACAAAAAGGGGAAGAAGGAATGCGAAACTATGCTAAACTCTGAAGAGTTTTTACTTTACTTTTTGGCTGCCAAAAACTTCTGAAACTGATTCTTTGCCCTTTGAGCTTGGATGCATTGATGGAGCTGTTGAGGATGTCTTGAGTATTCGGAGGAACCTACGAGATGGAGCTGTTTGGGGCTCTGCTCTGCTGCTTTTTCTCTTTGAAGGGCCTCCTGCAGTCCCAGTATGTCGAACAGATGTCGAGTGCTTTAGATTGAAAAATGATGAGCTAAATGAAGTATCAGTTGCACCAAATGATACAGGTCCATTGCGTGATGTGTGAGGGAATCCAACTGCTCCATCCTGATGGGGAGGCGGGAATTTCTCGCTCTTGCTCTCGGAATTTGCTGGATTCATCACTCTCCACTTCTGGAAAATTTGGTATACAGAAAAGCAGTTAAGTATTAGAATTAACTTTGATGTACCAAAGAGAGAATTGGAGTACAACTAGATACAACAAAAATTAGCATAGGCTAACTCAAGCACAGATTAATCTAAATGACATCCAAATTTTGCAGTATACAGGGAAGGTGGACCCAGCCAGTCGATAGGTCTAATGACCAACCTAAGAGATAATCTCGGGTTAAAGCTAGTTTGACCAAATGATAGCAACCATCTGATGACTGACAGCAGCATTCCTCGACTTTTTCTTTGTTGGGGTTGGAGAGGGAACTATAGCAAATGAATAGTGGCAGTGTTTACAAAGaccaaaaaatggaattatgcAAATAAAATAGAGTTTGTGCTGACCTGTAATACCAGGGCTTAACTTCACTAAACACACCCACATCACAGGCCATGACAAGAGTGGATGTAAATGTGGGAATCCTTGTAGAATGCTCTCCTATTTTGCTTCATATATTTGCTAttttgactcttttttttttctaacaaaataaggataaaagagagaaattttttttaaccaaggatagattaattttttacttctaattgattttttccctttattatgCCATACTCAAGTACCATTCAAGCTTATTTTTTAATCGACTTGCCATATCCTAAAATTTGAGAAGTGAAGAATCATACAACTAGACACACCCACCCCAACCAAAGACACTTCCTGGGCTGCAGCCACTTAATGGCATAGCACAACCACTAGGCCAAAGTAAAAAGACTAAAGCACAACCTAACAAAGTCTCAAAGATGGGGATCAGGAGGTGAAGTCTTAATGCATTTagtgcaaaaaaataaaaaacaggaaGGTCGGCAAGACATACATCCAAGTTTGCTTGGAGCTCTGCATTGGCTTCCGGAGCTGGAACTGCCCGTCCACCCCGATCACGAGCTCTGACTCTTCTGTTACCATCAACAACATTGGCTTTCCCGTTCACCCCTCTTTGCCTATAGAGAAAAATCAATAGTAACAGTCAGTATTTAGGAAATACAATTCCAGATAATggcaaaaaatgaagaaaagaaacagaaaCCAACCTTCTTGCTTcatctcttaattttattacatcaatttctttggtgggaggacaCTTTGGCAAACTTGACGGCTCACAAGCATATGGTTCAGTAGTAAAGAACTGTAAGCAGAGACAAGGTACCAAGTAAACAATAAAGTCAGAGCAGTTCTACACAGTTTCAAATGTATATATTGAGCCAATTTCTAAAGATCTAAAGCAGATTTGACCAGCAGCAATTAGCTTCTAAAACAATAAATACAGTAATGAataaatataacataatttCTTGGGATCCACAACAAACTATTACCAGAAACTGCCTTCTTGAAGAACAAAAacatattacaataaaaaaaggaCATCAATCTTGGAATCATGTATTGCAAcagtttttttatcattctttcaAGATCCACAATCCAATGATCATAATCTTGATTACTGATGCAACAGTGAACCATTTGCTGCCGGATTCATGGATGATAGTTTAATCATGCAAGTGTTGGCAAGGATTAGGAGTGTAGATCCAAGATAAAAGAAATCCCTACAGAGACTACAGAGAATAGAGTAACTCAACATTAAGCTTCTAACTCAATTTCCTTGTACATAAAAAGATGGTTAAAGCCATTTATTGGTAAAAAGTCAAGCATTATAACATTTAGCTCATTCTCAAATGTCTAGATATAGAAAAAGGGACTGCAATTAATCCACAAATGAATACAGCAAAGGCAATAGAAATCTTGCTTTCATGTACTGAGTAGACAATGCATTTTCAGCTACTATTATGCTAACAGAGGACCTCTAAAAGAATAATAAGAGGCAAAGTTAATAACATTCAAATGTCAAAACCAAAAGCCACTGTAGGAGGATGATTCTACAATCATAAATcttataattctattttttttaaaaacataaaaccaaaaatagaaaCATATCATATGGTTTAGACTCCAAAATTGCAAATGTAAACACTAACCTTTTACTAGTTAAAAAccacaagataaaaaaaaaagcatcacGCTCATAAGCTGAAACTGCAACACAATATCTAACTACTGATAGAATCATGGTTGCATGGTTTCGACTCCAAATCTATCTTACCTTCCATTGCAATCACAACAACAACTCTTATCTTACTATGCATTGCAATCACAACAATTACCTTCATTAGTCAAGAACCAACACGGTATTCATAAATTGAAACTGCCACAGATTGTCAAACCAATGATAGCTAACCAGATTGCATGCTTGGACATGGAACATTAAGGATACAAATTATCTTGCAAATGTAATTACTTTCCAAAGAAGTAAACATTGCAATCAGTAGAGATTACTCACTTCACTATTTAAAGCAGAAGTGGCAGTGCCTCGTTCATCAGGATCAATTGAAAGAAGAGCTTCAATCAAAGGAAGCGAAGAACACGGGAAATCCTTGAATGCTTCTGCTACACAGCGTTTGTACGGCTGTTGCGGCTTAAAGATTGTTGCATGTGGCAGTTTGGATTTCTTCCAATATTCTTCAGATGGGGAGCCACATAACTTGAATATCTTATGCACTTGTTCAACCTAAGAAGGaaaataatccaataaaaaaaatgaaattaggattCACAGCTACAACATCTACAAGGATCACCAAGCAGATAAAAATACAGAGTGATTTTTGAGTATCCTCCATTAAATAATGGCCCTGACAATTCtgtatcttaaaaaaaataagctaGGCCACTCAGTTGTAGAAGTGCAGCTCTGTGTCCTCCATTTAACAGTGATGGGTATATTTGGCAGTACATGCAAATTAAAGTGACATGTTTAAGCATAATCTGTTCTCCAATGTAACCTAAATCTGTTCCCCAATGAAACCTAAATAGCCCAATGGAGGTGCATGTGAATCTAAATTCCTAACCGTTTGATTTTTTGCAACAAGCAGGATAATGGATGGACAGAATCTTCAAAGCCCAGGTTGATGAGGACGTGACCAATGGATAGAAACCAACGACCTAAATTATTGTTGCATAAAAACCCTGTCactactaaaaaattatttaaaaacaatgatTGATTTGAGAATAGATTGTTAGAATTGGTTATTTAAGGATTTTCCAACTAAAAAGGATGGCAAATAGATCACCTCTGTTCGTCCAGGCATTATTGGCTTCCCACCAAGTAACTCCGCCAAAATGCAGCCAGCACTCCAAAGGTCAACACCAACACCATAATAAGTGGCCCCAAGAAGTAGTTCTGGGGGTCGGTACCAAAGAGTGACAACTCTACTAGTCATGGGCTGCCTGCGGTCAGGATCAAAAAAAGTAGCCAGTCCAAAATCAGCTATTTTTAGAATTCCTTCATTGTTGATTAACAGATTGGAACCCTTGATATCTCGATGCAGAACACCTTGGTTGTGACAATGCTCAAGCCCAGAGAGTAATTGCTTCATAAAGCATTTGACCTGCGAAAGGGAAGACATTGAGAATGGGCAGCTAACCATAAAAGGAATACCTAAAAAGGAGATTAATTTACTTTACATGTAAGGGCAATTTTAGACCCATCTCAACAAAGACAAACGCATCAAAGGTTTGTAAAGAGAAATTATCAGCCTATATCCATGGTTTCAAGTAAAGTGCCTCTCTTAAAATGACCTTCTAAATGTTCAAAAGTTATCCTAAATCATATCTTTCATAACTGGTAGATAGTTGCAACAACTGCTTGCTCGCCCATATACGTCAAAGGTGAGAAGCTGTTAATCAGCATCCACAAGCACGAGAGTTACTAATATAAGCAAAGGTAGGTCTCTAGTTCAGCAATTAACTCAATCCTTTTTTATGAGAAGACATAATTTTTCTAAGAAAACTAGGATTAAGTAGTAACAGCCAATATTGTGGAAAGAATGTTGCAGCTGTATGCTTGTATGTCGCAAAGTGCTTTTTAATCACATCACTAACAGAACCTCTCAACAGAAACATCTTCCTTCTCTATCAAGTAAGTAGCTGTGTTCTCTTTTTCTCCAACAACACATTATTCACCTTTGCTAAAAGCacagaacatatatatatatatatatatatatgtatgtctAGTATGTATATATGATGACATAATTGGcccaataataataaagaaatgcgaacaaaaaaaaaaagagctttgacacttttcccaaaatttaaaaatcattgatGAGTCTGATTAGAATTATTTAGAGCTAATTACTAAGAAATACGTGAGTTATGAGCAGATAGGCGTATGCAAGAGCAGCCACTGGAAATCAAGGCATAATAATGCTTTAAAGGAGTGGAAGCATTTGACTGAAAAAGCCAGGCTTTTCAGACTACTCTTTATCAATAAAGCTTTAGACAAATTCATACACACTTGGATCAAAAAAGAACCTTATCCCAACTATTCCAGGAATCATTATAGTTTTTCGGTGACCAATTACACCGTTCTAAATGGACTGAAGTGAACAGCTCCCTATGGCTATCTACATTTTTGGGAGTCATGTGAAATAAGAAGTTCCATTGAATCAACATGCCGAAAACAATAGAACTTTTAACATCATGGTAAAAGATCCACAAATTATGAACACAGAAGCAGAAAATCAGACACCTGAAAACTCTACTAATGGGACCCAATACCAAGAAAGCTCAAGCCAAAACATCAAAAATTACAAGAACAAAAACTAAAAGACAAACTCGACCTTAAAAGCTCAAAACTCTGTTCACGGAAATGgcaaaaaaaatgcataaaacaaCCAACAGCGGATAACAAACTTTAAAAGGAAAACAcctaaatccaaataaattgCTCAAATTCACCCAATAGTTCGCAACATCTTCACTTGGAAAATATAGTTAAGACAAAATTCACGTGAAGATCGGGTTAAAATATGGGTTGGCGGATTCGAGAAGGACCTGTGGCTCAGTGAATTTGCGGCCTTGGCTGGTGGAGAGATAGGAGCCATGGCCAACGAGGCCTGCGAGATCGTGCTCCATGTACTCAAAAACCAAGTAGAGGCTACAAGACATTCTTGATGTAACCAAACCTTCAAGCTTAATCACATTGGGATGATTGAGTTTTCGAAGAACAAGAATCTCTCTTCCCATGAATTTCACGCTCTCTGGCCCCAAATTATCAAACCTAACCTTTTTCAAAGCTACTATCTTTCCTGTAATTAGATCCCTTGCTTTATAAACATTGCTGTACGTTCCTTGGCCGATCTAAACAAAgattaatcaaacaaaaaatctaTGAATCAGATGCTAAACATCAGTGATTAGTACTAATTAACATCTTTTAGCTAGGGTTTGCGAATCATTA is part of the Vitis riparia cultivar Riparia Gloire de Montpellier isolate 1030 chromosome 17, EGFV_Vit.rip_1.0, whole genome shotgun sequence genome and harbors:
- the LOC117903962 gene encoding probable serine/threonine-protein kinase At1g54610, which encodes MGCVQSKRASRDDPSAAGESDRQRELEELSNALKNVVKGRKEGMEVARGVEREKVTRAGDSPATERRRPRPEPYLRSQRGWPSWLLDALGDAIQDWTPRCANSFEKLDKIGQGTYSNVYKARDLITGKIVALKKVRFDNLGPESVKFMGREILVLRKLNHPNVIKLEGLVTSRMSCSLYLVFEYMEHDLAGLVGHGSYLSTSQGRKFTEPQVKCFMKQLLSGLEHCHNQGVLHRDIKGSNLLINNEGILKIADFGLATFFDPDRRQPMTSRVVTLWYRPPELLLGATYYGVGVDLWSAGCILAELLGGKPIMPGRTEVEQVHKIFKLCGSPSEEYWKKSKLPHATIFKPQQPYKRCVAEAFKDFPCSSLPLIEALLSIDPDERGTATSALNSEFFTTEPYACEPSSLPKCPPTKEIDVIKLRDEARRQRGVNGKANVVDGNRRVRARDRGGRAVPAPEANAELQANLDKWRVMNPANSESKSEKFPPPHQDGAVGFPHTSRNGPVSFGATDTSFSSSFFNLKHSTSVRHTGTAGGPSKRKSSRAEPQTAPSRRFLRILKTSSTAPSMHPSSKGKESVSEVFGSQKVK